TCCGTTCTGCAGGAGTGGCGGGGGATGTTGCGGTGGTGGCTGTGAGCAAGGCCGCAACACCGGAGCAGCGTGTGGACGGCGTACGGCTCTCCGAACTGGAAACGCTGCAGGCGGGTGCGGCACCACTGCTCGTGCTGGTGGGACGCGCCATGGATTGCGTTCTGGCTGGCCAGGGAGAACATCTGATTGAAGAACTCTCAGCCGCAGCCGAAGGGCTTCACGGCTGAGAGCGGTCTACGAGAGTTGGTGCTGTTGTGCGAACTTTTGTTGGCGCTCGATCATGTAAGCGGGCATTCTTTGCACGCTCTTCCTCAGAAGCTTTTTCCCGCGTTGCAGATGCGAAGCGACGGCGCGATGGGACTTGCTGCGTAGCCTTGCAATCTCCTCAATGGATTCGTCTCCAAAGAAGTGAAGCGTTAGGATCTGACGCGTCTCTTCGGGCAGTTTTGCGAGATGTTTCTTCACAAGTGCGACCTGCGCTCTCCGGATACTTACCTCTTCGGGATTTTCCCTGAGCAGGCTGGCTTCGACTTCTGCCAATGCTACGGATTCGGCCTCATCTTCCATGAAGAAAAGGTGCCTGTTACGCCGTTTGCGCAGTTCGTAAAAAGCGGCATTGGCGACAATGCGCGTGAGCCACGTCTTCATCGCCGCATCTTCGCGGAAGCGCTCGACGGCCTTCCACGCCGAGCAGAAAGCCGCGTGCAGAGTGTCTTCTGCGTCCGCTTCGTGATGCAGGATGGATGTGGCGACGCGAAGGAAGTAGGAGCGCTCCTTCATTGCTAAATCCGCGAGAGTACGGCGTCGTGCAACGAGTTCTTCCGGGCTGCAGGAAGCCTGAGGATTGGCTGAAATAGAGTCTTGCATGGGATGTCCTTTTCCCGACGGCTCATCGCCGTCTTACGCGCAGAGTTCTGCGAGTGCCAAAGACTTCGTCGCGATTGCGACGACGGGTCTGTCAGGCGAAGGAATGGACGGGAGGGGGGCGGAACATCAACGTGGGGAGCCAGAGGCTTGCGTCGCTGCGGGGATGCAGGCATTCGCACTCATGCAGGCGCGTTGCTACAACAGCAGTAGGAGCCGTGCTGAAAAGGAAGAAAAGGAAGAGTGTGGAAACAGCGATGGCGGGTGGAGTAGATCGCTTCGCTCGCTGTGCAATCTCCGAGAGGCTGGAATGTGCGGAGACTGCGCGGCTGCCCGTGCGCTGTGGAGCGTGATTGATCTGGGTGAATTTGCAGTTAAGACTGCCAGTGAAAAGTCCAACGAACAGCAGCACAGAGAAGAGTATCCACTGTGTCCGCGACCTGGGGTTCACTGGGTGCAAGGTCAGCCTCTCTTCTTATTTTAGACGTAAACCTTACGGTGAAGGGTTAGGCGCTACTTAGTAGGGCAGTTTAATGATGCTGCCTTCCCGAATGCCTTGACCGAAAGGGTACCGAATACGAAGAAAGCCCCGAAGGAAAGAGCGGAGAACCAAAGCCGCATCTGAACATCTGGGCGTGCGTAACATGAGGGTCCGTAGGAACGACAAACCAGGTGCCCAAAAAGCACAACTACGGTCCAGAAATGAAAGAATCGCGCAAATGGATCCGCCGAGCATCAGAACGATCCTTGAGGTCAGTTTGGCAAGCCGTACTCTCCCATTCAAGACCCTAAACTTAAATTCCTACTCAGGGCACTCCGAACTCCCTTCACTACTTTCCCGACGGTAGGAATCCATAAAGCAAATACTTCGCCCGAATCTGACGGTAGGCGAAAAGATCGTCTTCCCACATGGCGGCGATCTTCCGGGGATCGGTATCGGCCATGATGGCATCCTGAGTGGCTTGGTTGCCGCCGATTCTGCCGAGACGGTCCGTCTTGAAGGCGATGGGGAATTGGCTATGAATGACGGAAATAAGTTCGATGCCGAGCTCAGGAGCGTCGATGCGCGAGCGATCAGTGACGGTGATGTGGACGCCGTGGCAGAGTTTGCCTGCCCCTGGATAAGGGGCAGTGGGCGTGAAGCTGATGGGCTCAAACTGGACGCCGGAGATGTGACGTGCGTTCAATGCATCAGCGAGCTTTTGGGCGGCTTCATCGGTGGGAATTAAAGGAGAGCCGACGATGAGGAAGGGCGTGGGCGTGCCTCGACCGACGGAGAAGTTGGAGTACTGGAGAAGCTCCACACCGGGGTAGGTGGCGGAGGCTTCGACCGAGACGAGGTTAGGTGATGGACGTACCCAGGGAATGCCCGTGGCGTCGTACCAAAGGCCGCGTTGGTAGTTGGCCATTCTGACGACGGTGACGGGTACGTCGAGATGCTTTTCGCCGTTGATGAAGTTCGCCATCTCGCCGAAGGTCATGCCGTGCTGCACGGGTTCCACCATGTAGGCGGTGTAGGACTCTTTGCCCGGATCAAGCATGGGACCCGCGACCTGTACGGCAGAGGCGAGAGCGGGACGGTCGAGGATCACGATGTCGAGACGGTGGCCGAGCTTCTTCTCTTCGGCAGCAGCTTCGAGGAAATATCCCAGGACTGTCTTGTAGGTGTAGAAGCGGACGCCCGCGTCCTGCAGGTCGATGAGGACAGCGTCGAGGTCTTTGAGTTGCTCGTGTTTGGGGTGACGGTCCGCAGCCTTTTCGCCGTAGAGGGAGAAGATAGGCAGATGGCTGGCGGCATCTTTGGTGGAGCCGATGCCTTCCCGGTCTTCCATGCCGGAGATACCGTGTTCTGGAGAGAAGAGCATCGTCAGCTTGATCTTCGTCGGAGCCTGCGTCAGGAGAACGTCGATGTTGCGTTTGCCTGTAGCGTCGAGGCCGGTGCCGTTGGTGAGGAGGCCCATGTTGAGATGGTCGTCGTGTTCTTTAGCGAGCGCGATGAGTTGGGTGAAGCGACGGGATTCGAGCTCGTCGAGGCCGGTGGTAACGACGGGGCCGGTAGCGTGTGCTGGTTTTGGAGCCTGATCTCCGGTTGTACCGGCGATTTTCTTGAGAACTCCTCCGTCTTCCGAGGATGTCTCGGAATAGAGGCCGAGGGCTTTTGCTGCGGCGGTGGCGATGGCTCCACGCAGAGGTGTGATGGGCTGCGAGACGCGGGGATGGACGGCGTTGCTCAGCAGGACGTAGAAGGTGTCCGTGCGCGGATCCATCCAGAGCGTGGTGCCGGTGAAGCCGGTGTGGCCGAAGCTGCCGACAGGAAAGAGGCTGCCTCGTGGGCGGGAGAAGGGCGTGTCGATGTCCCAGCCGATGCCACGGAGGTTCCTGCTGCCGGTCGGCTGCGCTGGCTCGCACATGATGCGGAGGGTTTCGGTCTTGAGGGGAAAGTTGGAGGGGCGGCCTGCGAGGCGGTCGAGGAGAGCCTGCGTGTAGATCGCTATGTCGCCGGCGGTGGAGAAGATGCCGGCGTGTCCTGCGACTCCTCCCATGCGACGCGTGGTGGGATCGTGCACGGTGCCGCGCGTGATCTGGTTGAAGTGCGGGTTGGTCTGGGCGTTGCCTTCGTCGTCGTGCGTGGTGGGCGCGATGTTGGCAATGAGACCGCCGGGCCAGGGTTCACCGATGCACTTGGCGAGCGGGCCGTTGGGGTTGTAGACGACGGCTGCGCCGATCTTCGTGTTGCGTCCACAGACCTTGTCATAGGGCAGGTAGCGTGTGTGTGTCATGCCGAGCGGGCGATAGATGTGTTCGACAACGTACTCGTCTTCGCGCTGGCCGGAAAACTTTTCTACGAGAAGGCCCGCGACGATGTAGTTGATGTCGGAGTAGACGAATTTTCGGCCTGCTGGACCTGCGGGGACGGAGGTGAGGGCGAGGCGAATGCCCTCGGCGCGGTCGGGAGCGGCGAGGCCCCAGGGGTCTTTGAGCGGGACGTCTGGCGCAAGGCCGGAGTGATGCGTGAGGATCTGGCGGATCGTTATGGCCTCTTTGCCATTGACGGCAAAGTCGGGCAGATACTTGGCGACGGGATCGTCGAGCTGGAACTTGCCCCGTTCATAGAGCTGCATCATCGAGGTCGCGGTGGCGAGGCATTTCGTCAGAGAAGCCATGTCGAAGACGGTCTCTTCAGTCATAGGTTCTACGGTGGGTTCAGTCTGACGGTTTCCGTAGGCGCGATGGTAGGCGATATGACCATTGGTGCTAAGGATGAAGACTGCGCCGGGGAGTTTGTGTTCGGTGATCGCAGTGGTGAAGAGCGTGTCGATTTCGCTGAAATCATAGGACGCCGTCGGCTCTGATACGAACGCGTGCATTGTGCGGGATTGGAACGCGATGATGCCGAATGCAATCACGATGATCGCCTTTGATTTCGACTGTTTTGTGAACACGCTCACCAGTGAGCCAATGGCAAAGGTGACGATGGAGCCGATGAGGACGAACCAGGGATAAGCGACCTTGGGCAAAATGAAGCTGCCAAGTTGGACAGGAGCGGTCTGGAGCCAGAGGGCGAGATTGAGAGCGAATCCAAAGATCATGCCGACGATGGCTCCTGTTTGCGTTGCGTATTGCGTAAGTGTGCCGAGAAGGAAGACGCCGAGCAGCGAACCGTAGGCGACGGAGGCGATGGAGAGGCCGGTTTCCACGACGTGGCCCTTGCCTCCGACGAAGACGGAGTAGACGGCGATGCCGAAGAGGATGAGCGCCCACATGAAGGTGCTGGCGCGGGAGATCATCGTGCGCTGCTGCTCTGTCGCGTTGGGGTGGAGATGAAGATAGAAGTCCACGACCGTGGTGGAGGAGAGTGAGTTGAGCGCGGCGGAGAGATTGCTCATAGCGGCGGCCAGAATCGCTGCGACGAGAAGGCCTGCGATACCTGTGGGCATCTGCTGCACGATGAAGGTGGGAAAGATCTTGTCCGCGGTGGAGAAGGCCTGCGGATGCTGGCCGTAGAAGACGAAGAGGCCTGCGCCGATCAGCAGGAAGAGCGTGAACTGTACGAAGATGATCGCGCCGGAGGAGAGCAGGGCGAGGCGGGATTCGCGGAGGTTCTTCGCGGCGAGCAGGCGCTGCACCATGAGTTGATCGGTTCCGTGGGAGGCCATCGTGAGGAACGTTCCGCCGAGGATGCCTGCCCAGAAGGTATAGGTCCTGCTAAGCGACCAGGCAAAGTCGAAGATCTGGAACTTGCCTGCGGCTCCGGCGACGGCGTGGATGGTTGTCCATCCGCCCTGGACGTGGGTTCCAAGCGTGATGATGGCGACGATGGTGCCGAAGAGGTACAGGCCCATCTGTACGACGTCGGTCCAGATGACGGCAGCCATTCCGCCTTCGAAGGTATAAATCAGCGTGAGCGCGGAGATGATGCCGATGGAAAGAATGTCTCCTGCTCCGATGGCGAGCGAGACGACGATGGAGATGGCGAAGACACGGACACCTTCCGCTGCCGCGCGGACGATCAGGAAGAGGCCCGCAGTCACCTTGTGCAGCGTGCTGCCGAAGCGGCGGTCGATCAACTGGTA
This genomic stretch from Terriglobus saanensis SP1PR4 harbors:
- a CDS encoding sodium:solute symporter family transporter, with the protein product MLPARLHPFDLALVALYLIGITLFGLRFRSSDKSLKNYFLADRSAPWWAIALSIVSAETSTLTIVSIPGLAFGGNFGFLQLAMGYMLGRIVLCIVFLPRYFEGNLLTAYQLIDRRFGSTLHKVTAGLFLIVRAAAEGVRVFAISIVVSLAIGAGDILSIGIISALTLIYTFEGGMAAVIWTDVVQMGLYLFGTIVAIITLGTHVQGGWTTIHAVAGAAGKFQIFDFAWSLSRTYTFWAGILGGTFLTMASHGTDQLMVQRLLAAKNLRESRLALLSSGAIIFVQFTLFLLIGAGLFVFYGQHPQAFSTADKIFPTFIVQQMPTGIAGLLVAAILAAAMSNLSAALNSLSSTTVVDFYLHLHPNATEQQRTMISRASTFMWALILFGIAVYSVFVGGKGHVVETGLSIASVAYGSLLGVFLLGTLTQYATQTGAIVGMIFGFALNLALWLQTAPVQLGSFILPKVAYPWFVLIGSIVTFAIGSLVSVFTKQSKSKAIIVIAFGIIAFQSRTMHAFVSEPTASYDFSEIDTLFTTAITEHKLPGAVFILSTNGHIAYHRAYGNRQTEPTVEPMTEETVFDMASLTKCLATATSMMQLYERGKFQLDDPVAKYLPDFAVNGKEAITIRQILTHHSGLAPDVPLKDPWGLAAPDRAEGIRLALTSVPAGPAGRKFVYSDINYIVAGLLVEKFSGQREDEYVVEHIYRPLGMTHTRYLPYDKVCGRNTKIGAAVVYNPNGPLAKCIGEPWPGGLIANIAPTTHDDEGNAQTNPHFNQITRGTVHDPTTRRMGGVAGHAGIFSTAGDIAIYTQALLDRLAGRPSNFPLKTETLRIMCEPAQPTGSRNLRGIGWDIDTPFSRPRGSLFPVGSFGHTGFTGTTLWMDPRTDTFYVLLSNAVHPRVSQPITPLRGAIATAAAKALGLYSETSSEDGGVLKKIAGTTGDQAPKPAHATGPVVTTGLDELESRRFTQLIALAKEHDDHLNMGLLTNGTGLDATGKRNIDVLLTQAPTKIKLTMLFSPEHGISGMEDREGIGSTKDAASHLPIFSLYGEKAADRHPKHEQLKDLDAVLIDLQDAGVRFYTYKTVLGYFLEAAAEEKKLGHRLDIVILDRPALASAVQVAGPMLDPGKESYTAYMVEPVQHGMTFGEMANFINGEKHLDVPVTVVRMANYQRGLWYDATGIPWVRPSPNLVSVEASATYPGVELLQYSNFSVGRGTPTPFLIVGSPLIPTDEAAQKLADALNARHISGVQFEPISFTPTAPYPGAGKLCHGVHITVTDRSRIDAPELGIELISVIHSQFPIAFKTDRLGRIGGNQATQDAIMADTDPRKIAAMWEDDLFAYRQIRAKYLLYGFLPSGK
- a CDS encoding RNA polymerase sigma factor, coding for MQDSISANPQASCSPEELVARRRTLADLAMKERSYFLRVATSILHHEADAEDTLHAAFCSAWKAVERFREDAAMKTWLTRIVANAAFYELRKRRNRHLFFMEDEAESVALAEVEASLLRENPEEVSIRRAQVALVKKHLAKLPEETRQILTLHFFGDESIEEIARLRSKSHRAVASHLQRGKKLLRKSVQRMPAYMIERQQKFAQQHQLS